The Echinimonas agarilytica genomic sequence GCCAAGGTATTTGCATTGGCCAAGATGTTTGGATTGGTGCGTCGGTGTGCATTACCGATGGTGTGAACATTGGCGATCATGCTGTGGTCGGAATGGGAGCTGTAGTCACTAGAAATGTACCAGACTACGCCATTGTGGGTGGCAACCCGGCTCAAGTGATAGGCTCTCGATTGGATAAGTAGTTCAACAGTGAACACCATCCTCCGTTACGGTGTTCACTGAGCTTATTACACTGATGGGCATGACTCGTTAGTAAATATCTAAATACAGCATGTCTTGAAGTGTCAGGTTCTCATCTTTCAAATAACTTGGGTTTCTTTGACAAGTATTCTCGGTACCATCGATAATGCCGCCAATGACTTTACCGCCATCAGTCCGGCATACGCCTCGTTCATGTGGACGAAGATCGCGATTTAAAGGATTGGTAGAGCCCGGGAATATAGAGCCTTGACCGATATCGTTGAGGGGAGCAACGCCGTTCGCCCATGTTTCTCCTGGGCCTCGCGGATCTTTCCAGTAGTAGCAATAGCCGCCGGTGAGAAACGTCCAGCCATCGGCGCTCGAACGAGAGCGTTGATCATGGTAGTTTCCATGCGAATATTTCCCAACGTAGACCACTGGATGTGTGCCGTCGAGCTCAACGTCTGACGCTTTGCGTGTGTAGCGTCCATTGTGTTGCCAGTAGGTGATATGAAAGAGTGCTTGGTCGACGAGGTGCAAGGTCATTGCTTCCCAATCATCGTCATGGCCATTATCAACGGACGCGCAACCATTTTGATTACCGTAATAGGCCCAGTATGTAATCAATTGATGACTTTTCCCATTCACAACCTCTTGATATTCTTCAACATAAACTGGGGGTTGTTGAGATTGAAAGTTAGAGCGGCTCAAGCATTGGCCACTATTGCTGCCTTGGTTAGGAGCTGTGGGCCAGCACTGTAAGTCAGACCGGAGTTTGTAAATGGGTCTGAAGTCTTCATAAACTCCAGCACTTGCGGGACTCATTGCTAACAGCGCATACATCGCAGCAGTTGCTGCACACGAAGCAAGTTTTCGACTCATTTGAAAAAACATTCGTAGTTCCTTTCCAAATAATTAACCTGATCTCAGGTTAGGCGATAGGGTGTACCGTTTGCTGACGGCATACAGGTAGAGGCGAAATGATTCAGGAGGGGGACGAGGTTTTTAATGAAGTATTTTTTAAGTCAATATGACAGCTTGATTATTGGTGGTAAAAGCGGCCATGTTCGAGGAAATATAGGGTTTGTGAAGCGACTTCCTTGTTATAACGCATCATTGAATGGCTAACATCCAACGCAATGAAATCAGCCATGTTGGGCAAATGCGTTTCTGCTACGGCCACTAGTCCGTCATTTGGCTCGTTAAATATTGCATTACTCGCTAGCCAGCCGTTCGTACCCGCGATAATTCCGGCTTGGAACGATGGTGTGGCAAGACGATTAGGAAAGCTTGTTGGATCTGTGCTTAATGACAACGTTGCTGGCCCCAGCCAATGGAACCAAGCGTAATGTTGAAAGTGATTGACGATTTGGGTGCCTGAATTGGGGGTTCCCATCATGACAACGCGGCCTAGTTTTTCATTCAACTTTTGGCTTTCTGGTTGTGCTAAATAGGCACGGATCACCAAGCCGCCCAAGGAATGGCCTATAAAATGAACGGTTGAAGCGTGCTTGCAACATTCGTCGAGCTGCTCAACGACAGACTCAATGATATCGTCTGGCTCAGCCCGAAGGGATGAGTAGTCCAGAGTGATCACCGAGTAACCTGCGCGTGATAGGCGTGATTCGAGCAACCACATCGCTTTGCCACTTCGGCCTAAACCATGAATCAAAATGACCGTCTGTTGCGAGTTGGGCAGCGCCTCTGTGGTCGATGCGGTTGCAGTGGGGTTAATCCATAAAAAACTCAGCAATACAATGGCATATATAGGTGAAAAGATTGCCCGCATAGTCCATTATTTCCATTCCTAGTGAGCCTATATGGTACGCGCTTATCGTTTATTTTGAAACGCGCCATGAGCAAACTCAGTTCACATTGAGGATAAATTCAGACAGTTTATTCACCTCTTTGCCATGCGGCTGCAGTGACTCTGGAGCAATGGATTTAGCAATCGACGATGTTTGATAAATGACTTTGGCTTTGCCGAATGTATTCGCGAAACTCCAGTTTCCATCGGCTTTGGGATTGAACTCTGGGGCAGTTAAATAAGCGCCAACGACATCTCGATTTTTATCAGGCGCATGAATGACTATGTTGGAGCCGTCTAAATTTGGGAAATGCCCCCCACCTGCTGCTCGATAGTTGTTTGTAGCCACTAAAAACTCGTGTGTTAATGGTAAGGATTGACCGTTGAATGTAGGGTTTACAATTCGATGTGCGCTGGCATCGACGAGTTTTCCATCGAGGTTGTAACGGCTGGGTTGCGTCACATCAATTTGATACTCAATGCCATCAATCACATCAAAATTATAAGATGCAAAATCGCGATTAATCAGTGGCTGTAGAGTACCTTGAGTGGGGTCAATTTGATTGAATTGTCCGGCTGATCGCTCCAACCATTCCAGCACTTGGGCACCTGTTACTTTCACGACTTTTAAGTCGTTGGGGTAGACGTAAAGGTCTTTGAGGTTGATAAGGGCAATATCGCCAACAGGAATATCAGTGTAATAGTCAGCCCCACTTCGGCCACCTGATTTAAATGGTGCTGCCGCAGAAAGTACCGGCAACGCGTGAAATTCGGTACCGCGCACAGCGCGCTGAGCATATAAGCGCTGGGCATTGTTAACGAGTTGAATCGAAGGATCGTCTTGTACCAAGGCAAAATAGCTGTGAATACGAATCGGCGTACTTCCTACTTTTTGGCGCATATAGATCAGAGTCGCTTCATGTTCTTGGGCGATTGCAGCATTGATGTGTTGATCGGCTTCTACTAACGCCACACTCTCACCATTGACGCGTTTGGCAATCGCTCTGACAGAAGATTGACTTTGAGTCACTTGCCAGCCTTGTTTTGCCTTCGATAAGGTTAAATCGATTATTCCTAAATGACTGCCCCAATAGCCCGGCATTACGCTTGCTACTCCGAATACTGTGCCTTTGTCGCTGTCGACACCGGCATACTTGGCAATGGTTGGATCGCCAGGAAATACGCGGTGTGAATGACCAAACATAATGGCATTGATGCTGGGGACTTGAGCTAAGTAATATGTGGCGTTCTCATCCATGCCTTCTCGCGGCGTGTCATATAAACCGCTGTGGGGAATCGCAATAACGATATCAGCCCCCTTTAGTTTCATTTCTGGCACCAATCGTTTGGCCGTTTCGACAATGTCTTTGGCAATGACTTTGCCGCGTAAATGATCCATATCCCACAATGTAATTTGAGGCGGAGTAAAGCCGATATAGCCAATATTCAGAGTGTGTTCTTTACCTTGAGTGTCGATGACGGTCTTTGGTTGAATTATGTAGGGAGAGAGGTAGTGTTCATCGTTGTTTGGGTTGTCATCTCCGTCATCTAAATACACATTCGCTGAGATATAAGGGAAGTTGGCACCTGATAAGGCTTGGTCTAGAAAGGGAAGTCCAAAATTGAACTCATGGTTGCCCAAGTTGCCCACATCGTAATTGAGTGGATTCATCGCTCGATACGCAGCATGAGTTTGACCCGGCGAAAGCCCCTGTTGATAAGCGATATAGTCGCCCAGTGGCGAGCCTTGAATTAAATCTCCGTTGTCGACCAATACCGAATTTTTAACCTCGCTGCGGGCTTGATGAATTAGCGGTGCCACACGAGAGAGCCCCACAGCGTTGCTTTGCTGATCACGGTAGTAATCATAATCGGTCAAATGCATATGGATATCTGTAGTTTCTAATATTCGCAACTTGATCTGAGGCGAATCAACGTTGGCCCGAGTCGAAAAGGTCAATACGAGACTGACAATAAATAAAGCGTAGTAGCGGTTCCAGTTCATGTTTCAACTCTTAGCTTTGATGGGCAAGATGCCGATGAGGTTTGGTCTTTGAGAGTCACACAAATGTTGTGCGCTCACCTATTAATGTTTAGGTCAAACGAGCTATTAATCTATCAATGTCATATTGCACGCTAATGAAGCGGGGTTAAATATGAATCTTATGTGACTTAATGACCGAATTTAGTGGGATCAAAAAGCTAATTCTAATTTGCAGTGTTAACATTGATATAACAAGTGTTACGTTATGTCATCTTTTGTTGAAGACTTGAAGTCTGCTGACGCACTCAGCAAGGAAATGTATGTCATCTCAAGTGAACGTTTTACAAACCCCTCTTTGGACCGCAACGCCTACGGCAGGTACTCAAATTAACTCGAGCGCAGTGAGTGACAATGGCGAGGTGGCTGTTGTTGGTACTTCGAGTGAGTATGATTCAGGTGATTTTTCAGTGTTTTGTTATGACCAAACTGGCGCATTGAAATGGCAGCAACCCATCGCAGATCAGCGTGTTTATCAAGGCGTGTTTTGGGTTGCGGTCAGCGGTAATGGTCAGATTGCAGCGGCGGGAGGGGAAACCTCAAAAAGCGGCAGTCAGCGTGGCTTTTTGAATGTCTACTCTGTGTCATCGGGCGAAGTACTCTATAGCGCTAAATTACCCTCTCGTGTGAATCAGATATGTTTGTCTCAAAGTGGCTTGCATATGCTGGTGGCCTATGGCGATTCGTTGCAATTGTACACGCGCCAAAATAACACCTATGTACTCACTGATACTGAGACGTTCGAAGGTCAATCATGCAATAGCTGCGCACTATCGAGCGCTGGCAATATGGCTGCGGCAAGTGTGGTGAATTACCACGACTCTGATACCGCGAGTACATTATCAGAGACCGGCCGTATTGTTGCTTATTATGTGCTGAATGACCGCCTGAAAGTTGCGCTCGACTACCCTGTTCTGGTTGCCACTATGCGCGTTGCAATGAGTGCGGACGGTGAGTTCTTTGGCGCTTCACTTCATAACGGCCACTGTATTGCATTTGACTCAACCTGTTTTGAGTCCGGTCAATGCTTATGGCAATTTGCGCCGGCGGGGTATTCGTTAAGTGTCGCCTATGGCATTGCTGTCGCGCGCGACAAGAACGGTGATTGTTACTTAGCATGTGGCGCAAATTTGTATACTGATGAAAGTGCGCCTGCAACCGCACCTTTGGGGGTCTTATACCTGGTGAAGTCTAAAACTGTTGGGTCGAGCCAGCACGCAGATTTACAGTGGTGTTGCCCAATCCAATACTCTCCAAATCCTGGCGTGAATATGGATGTGGCGGGGACTTATGTCACCGCGACTGATGGAGCACCCGATTTTAGCCATAGCCCGACGCCCTCACAAGAGTCACCCGGAAACTTCTATTTATTTGACCGTCAAGCTGGGATGCAAATCGGACAATATCAAACGTCTCAGATGAATTGGCCGATGGCAATTACAGCAAATGGGCAATACCTGTTTGGTGCTAGTGATAATGGCACGGCCTACTATTGGAAAACGGCCGACGCATAACCTCATGAGTGATTTGTCCATACAATTTTCAATACGCGATAAGCTAACCGCAATCCAGTCATATGTGTTGAAACACGGGCTTGTTCAAGCAGCGCTGTTTATTGCCGCATGGTTGATTGTATTTGGTTCTGGTGCGTTGTTGGATGTGGTTAACTACGCCAGCCTTTGGTTTCCAGCCGCAGGGTTAACGTTTGCAGTATTGGTTGTGGTTGGGTGGCGATCCATACTGCCGCTCATGTTTTGCGCAGTGGTTGGTACCTTTTGGACC encodes the following:
- a CDS encoding NPP1 family protein — translated: MFFQMSRKLASCAATAAMYALLAMSPASAGVYEDFRPIYKLRSDLQCWPTAPNQGSNSGQCLSRSNFQSQQPPVYVEEYQEVVNGKSHQLITYWAYYGNQNGCASVDNGHDDDWEAMTLHLVDQALFHITYWQHNGRYTRKASDVELDGTHPVVYVGKYSHGNYHDQRSRSSADGWTFLTGGYCYYWKDPRGPGETWANGVAPLNDIGQGSIFPGSTNPLNRDLRPHERGVCRTDGGKVIGGIIDGTENTCQRNPSYLKDENLTLQDMLYLDIY
- a CDS encoding esterase/lipase family protein yields the protein MRAIFSPIYAIVLLSFLWINPTATASTTEALPNSQQTVILIHGLGRSGKAMWLLESRLSRAGYSVITLDYSSLRAEPDDIIESVVEQLDECCKHASTVHFIGHSLGGLVIRAYLAQPESQKLNEKLGRVVMMGTPNSGTQIVNHFQHYAWFHWLGPATLSLSTDPTSFPNRLATPSFQAGIIAGTNGWLASNAIFNEPNDGLVAVAETHLPNMADFIALDVSHSMMRYNKEVASQTLYFLEHGRFYHQ
- a CDS encoding bifunctional 2',3'-cyclic-nucleotide 2'-phosphodiesterase/3'-nucleotidase; its protein translation is MNWNRYYALFIVSLVLTFSTRANVDSPQIKLRILETTDIHMHLTDYDYYRDQQSNAVGLSRVAPLIHQARSEVKNSVLVDNGDLIQGSPLGDYIAYQQGLSPGQTHAAYRAMNPLNYDVGNLGNHEFNFGLPFLDQALSGANFPYISANVYLDDGDDNPNNDEHYLSPYIIQPKTVIDTQGKEHTLNIGYIGFTPPQITLWDMDHLRGKVIAKDIVETAKRLVPEMKLKGADIVIAIPHSGLYDTPREGMDENATYYLAQVPSINAIMFGHSHRVFPGDPTIAKYAGVDSDKGTVFGVASVMPGYWGSHLGIIDLTLSKAKQGWQVTQSQSSVRAIAKRVNGESVALVEADQHINAAIAQEHEATLIYMRQKVGSTPIRIHSYFALVQDDPSIQLVNNAQRLYAQRAVRGTEFHALPVLSAAAPFKSGGRSGADYYTDIPVGDIALINLKDLYVYPNDLKVVKVTGAQVLEWLERSAGQFNQIDPTQGTLQPLINRDFASYNFDVIDGIEYQIDVTQPSRYNLDGKLVDASAHRIVNPTFNGQSLPLTHEFLVATNNYRAAGGGHFPNLDGSNIVIHAPDKNRDVVGAYLTAPEFNPKADGNWSFANTFGKAKVIYQTSSIAKSIAPESLQPHGKEVNKLSEFILNVN